In Populus alba chromosome 1, ASM523922v2, whole genome shotgun sequence, a single window of DNA contains:
- the LOC118038681 gene encoding uncharacterized protein — protein MSSQTPDISPSYDNNDDIHDLAFAKRRCCWIPCLTTDPVPSSSGTAGPGLWQRIKPVDCTTSPESWWFRGWMRIRDWSELVAGPRWKTFLRRFNKKPGGGTQYGRFQYDPSSYALNFDQGSRRRPEDDDDLMERTFTSRYSLPPSRKSSIDFDKEGLLIT, from the coding sequence ATGTCCTCTCAGACCCCAGATATTTCCCCTTCttatgataataatgatgatatcCATGATCTCGCTTTTGCCAAAAGAAGGTGCTGTTGGATACCGTGTTTAACCACAGATCCAGTACCGTCATCCAGTGGTACAGCTGGACCAGGACTTTGGCAAAGAATCAAGCCTGTCGACTGCACAACGAGCCCAGAATCATGGTGGTTTCGGGGGTGGATGAGAATCCGGGATTGGTCAGAACTAGTTGCAGGCCCCAGATGGAAAACATTTCTGCGGAGGTTTAATAAGAAGCCAGGCGGTGGCACTCAATACGGGAGATTTCAGTATGATCCTTCGAGTTATGCCCTTAACTTCGACCAGGGTTCAAGACGACGTCCcgaggatgatgatgatcttATGGAGAGGACCTTCACATCCAGGTACTCCCTCCCGCCTTCTCGTAAGTCATCTATTGATTTCGACAAGGAGGGGTTGTTGATCACATGA
- the LOC118038602 gene encoding uncharacterized protein — protein MKKKMKSRKSPLPMASPPSPSPPKSSILNSIKKKKPIASVGATAGVLRSSPPPSLDKTLASISDLKELASSRFDDIKSRLIDRSHSEIIKDLEASHSRLHKRFKIQSQTCQQMMDESEKDFKKMTERVTETTEAMKETYIEFMAEAQATASRVCKTTIPELAKSLEKSIGALQSRFGIPSN, from the exons atgaagaaaaaaatgaaaagtcgAAAATCGCCATTACCTATGGCATCGCCACCATCTCCATCGCCGCCAAAATCTAGCATTCTCAACAGCATCAAGAAAAAGAAGCCGATCGCATCTGTTGGTGCAACCGCTGGTGTTTTGAGATCATCACCACCGCCGTCTCTTGATAAAACCCTAGCTTCAATCTCCGATCTCAAGGAGTTAGCCTCTTCTCGCTTCGACGATATCAAGAGCCGTCTCATCGATCGCTCTCACTCTGAGATCATCAAAGATCTCGAAGCCTCTCACTCTCGTCTCCACAAACGTTTCAAG ATTCAGAGCCAAACATGCCAGCAGATGATGGATGAATCGGAGAAGGATTTTAAGAAGATGACTGAACGGGTTACTGAAACCACCGAAGCAATGAAG GAGACATACATAGAGTTCATGGCAGAAGCACAAGCCACCGCATCTCGTG tgTGCAAAACCACAATCCCTGAGCTTGCAAAGTCCTTGGAGAAATCCATTGGTGCTCTCCAAAGCCGCTTCGGTATTCCATCAAATTGA
- the LOC118038680 gene encoding SKP1-like protein 1A, which produces MPSSSKKITLRSSDGETFEVEEAVALESKTIKLMIEESSSSNQEAITLPIVSGNILAKVLQYCEKHIEDDRSTAKELRSWDADFVKLDKDTLFQLVLAATYLGIERLVGLASEGAWSKVRPEIGGLGFRKKYGNNCGSYEDQEVEMGYLWVSGSYTG; this is translated from the coding sequence ATGCCTTCTTCATCTAAGAAGATTACACTAAGAAGTTCCGATGGAGAAACCTTCGAGGTAGAGGAGGCAGTGGCCCTCGAATCCAAAACCATCAAGCTCATGATCGAGGAATCCTCCTCGAGCAACCAGGAGGCCATCACTTTGCCTATTGTCTCCGGCAATATCCTGGCCAAGGTCTTGCAATACTGCGAGAAGCATATCGAAGATGACAGAAGCACCGCTAAGGAACTCAGGTCATGGGATGCCGATTTTGTCAAGCTCGATAAAGACACGCTCTTTCAACTCGTCCTTGCTGCAACCTATCTTGGTATCGAGAGATTGGTCGGTTTGGCGAGTGAGGGTGCATGGAGCAAGGTGAGGCCAGAGATCGGAGGTTTGGGTTTTCGCAAGAAATATGGAAACAACTGTGGTTCTTATGAAGATCAAGAGGTTGAGATGGGGTACCTATGGGTTTCGGGAAGTTATACAGGGTAA
- the LOC118038673 gene encoding cadmium-induced protein AS8 → MIIKGLCRRYERWNPVHPTSGAFWGMGIGIGCGVGWGPGFGPEAIGYVGAGCGVGFSVGITFVGFGIGLPANFLFQVPYNAILATRSGALAIAKSNGLLSARDVAGEGWNNVASRASLLQRETSGRLSSFNKKLLLDNGVDLVDMKSKLSVNAGSLSKVLETFSSRFFPPGKGMKD, encoded by the exons atgataataaaagggCTGTGCAGGAGATATGAAAGATGGAACCCAGTGCATCCAACATCTGGAGCATTTTGGGGTATGGGGATAGGCATTGGCTGTGGTGTTGGATGGGGTCCTGGGTTTGGTCCAGAAGCAATTGGGTATGTTGGTGCTGGTTGCGGTGTTGGATTTAGTGTGGGCATCACTTTTGTTGGTTTTGGTATCGGGCTTCCTGCTAATTTCCTCTTTCAAGTCCCTTATAATG ctattttGGCAACAAGAAGTGGTGCATTGGCGATTGCCAAATCAAATGGTCTTCTTTCTGCCAGAGATGTTGCGGGGGAAGGGTGGAATAATGTTGCATCTCGCGCTTCTCTATTGCAAAGAGAAACCAGTGGAAGGTTGTCTAGCTTTAATAAGAAGCTTTTATTGGATAATGGGGTTGACTTGGTTGACATGAAGAGCAAACTGTCTGTCAATGCTGGATCGTTGTCGAAAGTCTTGGAAACATTTTCCAGTCGATTCTTTCCTCCTGGAAAAG GTATGAAAGATTGA
- the LOC118038668 gene encoding protein BOBBER 1: MAILSDYDEPEQNQQAPASPTSSLSFGVVLDPSNPLGLLESALNFLSQKSDVLNTDVSGLVKEFKKRIKAEEDSIKAEEKRRTEEKMREEEKKRLRVPNKDNGLDMENYSWAQTLQEVTITVPFPAGTKSRDVVCEMKKKSAKVGLKGQPSILEGELFETIKVDDSLWNLADQKTVSVHLTKCDRMNWWKSLFKGGPEIDIQKAEPEPSKLSDLDPETRSTVEKMMFDQRQKQLGLPTSKEIENEGLMKQFMAQHPNYGNKKPNKSLSNVRMT, from the coding sequence ATGGCCATTCTCTCCGATTACGATGAGCCTGAACAAAACCAGCAAGCCCCGGCATCTCCTACTTCCTCGTTGTCCTTCGGCGTAGTACTTGATCCCTCAAACCCTCTAGGGTTATTGGAGTCTGCCCTCAACTTTTTGTCTCAAAAGTCTGATGTCCTCAACACCGATGTCTCTGGCCTAGTTAAGGAGTTCAAGAAAAGAATCAAGGCTGAAGAGGATTCAATCAAAGCCGAAGAGAAAAGACGTACCGAAGAGAAGATgagagaggaggagaagaaaaggctACGGGTTCCAAACAAAGACAATGGTCTTGACATGGAAAATTACTCATGGGCACAGACTCTTCAAGAGGTTACTATTACTGTGCCTTTCCCTGCTGGAACAAAGTCTAGGGACGTTGTGTGtgagatgaagaaaaaatctgCAAAAGTTGGACTCAAAGGTCAGCCTTCAATTCTCGAAGGAGAACTATTTGAGACAATCAAGGTTGATGATTCTCTCTGGAATTTGGCGGACCAAAAGACTGTTTCTGTGCATTTGACGAAGTGCGATAGGATGAATTGGTGGAAGTCCTTGTTCAAGGGTGGTCCTGAGATTGATATTCAAAAAGCTGAACCAGAGCCTAGCAAGCTGTCTGATTTGGATCCAGAAACAAGGTCCACTGTGGAAAAGATGATGTTTGATCAACGACAGAAGCAGTTAGGTCTCCCTACAAGCAAAGAGATCGAGAATGAAGGCCTTATGAAGCAATTCATGGCTCAGCATCCAAACTATGGCAACAAGAAGCCAAACAAGAGCCTTTCCAACGTGAGGATGACGTAG
- the LOC118038667 gene encoding growth-regulating factor 4, translated as MSNSSVTVAAVGPRAQPGFTVAQWHELEHQALIFKYLKAGLSVPPYLLLPIRKSFQLLSPGFLHPSNLSYCSYFGKKIDSEPGRCRRTDGKKWRCSKDAHPDSKYCERHMNRSRNRSRKPVESQTTSQSMSTVASEIVTGSSSSGSRAYPTIPLPTIGNSGQLGFGSNMSRWQMESMPYGVNSKDYRSLHGLKLEADEKTFLPEALGNTRSFGMNSTVDSTWHLTSQVPANPVPESRNDALLQNYPQLRTLQDFEPLTVDDAPSKQQEQQYLFGREFSSSGSMRQESQSLQPLFDEWPKCRDMDSYFTDQRSNKSSSGVQLSMAIPMAPNSAPTSYHSPNDA; from the exons ATGAGCAACTCATCAGTCACAGTGGCGGCGGTGGGGCCAAGGGCACAACCAGGTTTCACGGTGGCTCAGTGGCATGAGCTAGAGCATCAAGCTCTTATCTTTAAGTATTTAAAAGCTGGATTGTCTGTCCCTCCTTATCTTCTCCTTCCTATTCGCAAGAGTTTCCAGCTACTTTCCCCTGGTTTCTTGCACCCATCAAATT TGAGCTATTGTTCCTATTTTGGGAAGAAGATTGACTCAGAGCCAGGAAGGTGCCGGAGGACGGATGGCAAAAAGTGGAGGTGCTCCAAAGATGCTCATCCAGACTCCAAGTATTGTGAGCGGCATATGAATAGAAGCCGTAACCGTTCAAGAAAGCCTGTGGAATCACAAACTACTTCTCAGTCCATGTCAACTGTTGCATCAGAAATTGTAACTGGGAGCAGCAGCAGTGGCAGCAGAGCGTATCCGACTATCCCTTTACCCACCATTGGTAATTCTGGGCAATTAGGCTTTGGAAGCAACATGTCACGTTGGCAGATGGAGTCTATGCCTTATGGTGTTAATAGTAAAGACTACAG GTCTCTCCATGGACTGAAGCTTGAAGCAGATGAGAAAACTTTCTTACCAGAAGCTTTGGGAAATACAAGGAGCTTCGGGATGAACTCTACTGTGGACAGCACTTGGCATCTCACATCCCAAGTCCCTGCAAACCCTGTGCCAGAATCAAGAAATGATGCTCTTTTGCAAAACTACCCACAACTACGGACACTGCAGGATTTTGAGCCCCTAACTGTTGATGATGCACcatcaaaacaacaagaacaacaatattTATTTGGAAGGGAGTTCAGTTCATCGGGATCTATGAGGCAGGAAAGTCAGTCTCTTCAGCCTCTCTTTGATGAGTGGCCTAAATGCAGGGATATGGATTCCTATTTCACTGATCAAAGATCTAACAAGAGCTCTTCTGGTGTTCAGTTATCAATGGCCATTCCAATGGCTCCTAACTCTGCTCCGACGAGTTATCATTCCCCAAATG ATGCTTAA